The Prevotella sp. E2-28 genome includes the window GCAAGCGATGGTGTATGGATTTTTATTATCCCAACTTCATCAATGACCACTGGCGTATTGAGGGAGAGATATTCTTTGGAGACAGAAATCATTTCGTAAATCTCGAAGCGAAGCGCTTCAAGTTAGAAGAGATAGTTGCATTCTGTAAACAACAGGGACTCGCTTTCTTTGATACTTCTTCTGCCATTCGCCGTTTGCAGGATAATGCTTCAGATAAATTTCTTGAAGTGGTGGAGCCTACAGATATCAACGCCCTTATCCAGCGCTTACCACATCTTAAAGCCATCGTGACCACAGGCGAGAAAGCCACAGAGACCATCTGCGCCTCACTCCGCATCCCCGTTATCCCCAAGGTTAACACCTCAGCCCCTATCCCACCCACATCATCCATCCAACATCATCCATCATCCATCTTACATCCCACATCACCCCTCCTCCTCTATCGCCTTCCCTCTTCTTCCCGTGCCTACCCGCTTGCCTTTATGAAAAAGGTGGAAGCCTACCGACAGATGTTTGCCACCATAGGGATGTTGGAATAAAAAATGCTGGAGGGTACATCACTGTAGCCTCCAGATTTCCCTAGGTATTATTTACTATTACTAACTTTACTATTCGTAGTTTTTATATTCCTGTCAGGAATTTACTTGAACATATTCTGCTTGATAACCTGCTCAACATCGGCAGGAACACTCTTGCTCTTACAGCAATCAACGAGATATTTCACAACCTTGGCAGGCAGATTCTTTTTCTTCCAGATGTCATGACGGGTCTGCCAAACACCTTCGATAGTGGTCTTATCAATCCATGTCAGGGCATCCTTAATCTTTTCGCGTCCCATCTCTGAGTACCAACCATCCTTGAAAGTATAGGTTCCATACTCATGAGGCATCACCACAATCTTACCATCCTTGGTCAATGCCAGTTCTGCACAGGCATACTCACCATCAGCACCATAGTATTTGAACTGCGAGTAGCCCGTCTGCTTGCCACAAATGGTTTTC containing:
- a CDS encoding uracil-DNA glycosylase family protein — encoded protein: MDGVEYHPLIPFLPENAKVLFLGSFPPQRKRWCMDFYYPNFINDHWRIEGEIFFGDRNHFVNLEAKRFKLEEIVAFCKQQGLAFFDTSSAIRRLQDNASDKFLEVVEPTDINALIQRLPHLKAIVTTGEKATETICASLRIPVIPKVNTSAPIPPTSSIQHHPSSILHPTSPLLLYRLPSSSRAYPLAFMKKVEAYRQMFATIGMLE